Part of the Candidatus Eisenbacteria bacterium genome is shown below.
ACGGTTGGAAACGGACCGCCTATGTCGCTACGACGGTCTACGCCGAAAACCTTCCCCTCACCAACAAGCTCTCACTCGAAGGAGTTCTCTACCGCGTCCTTCCGGAGAAGAAGGAAGAGTGGGAGATGGATATGGCGCGGATCGAGCGAAATCTGAGGAAAAACTACCGGCTCGAGAGCGCCGCCGCCTATGGTTTCGACTGGGACAAGTGGTCGGCGCTTCGGCCGCTGATGGGGAACTACGCCGCCCTCTACGGTAACCTCGCCGAAGCGACATACAAGAGCGGGGACCGGGAGGGGGCGCGGGAGGCGGTGATCGAGGGGCTCGAGCTGTGCGCCTTCCACGGGAGAAACGAGCTGGGCCGGAAAATCGCAGAGGACTGGGCCGGATGGGACACGGAATCGGCGGAGGCGCGCCGTTGGATCGAGCGATTCACTCCGTGACGGCGGCGGCCGGACCGGACCGCGCCCCGCCGCAGGACGACCGCGGACTGGCCGAGGCGATCCGTCGAGGCCGTCCGCGCGCCTTCGACCGCTTCTTCGACCGCTACGGCGGGCCGCTCCTCGGCTATCTCACCGGGATGGTCGGAGACCGGACGGGGGCGGAAGACCTCCTTCAGGAAACGATGATCCGCGTCTGGAGGAAGATCGACGATTACCGGGAACTCGGCGCGTTCCGCTCCTGGGTTTTCCGTATCGCCACCAACCTGGCGCTCACCGAACTCAGGCGCTCCCGATACAAACAAGTGGGCGTCGAAGAGATCGGAGAGATGGCGGACCCGGAAGGCTTGAATCCCGAGGAGGAGTGGGAAAAGAAGGAACGGGAGACGCGATTGAAGAGGGCGCTACGGGCGC
Proteins encoded:
- a CDS encoding RNA polymerase sigma factor; the protein is MDRAIHSVTAAAGPDRAPPQDDRGLAEAIRRGRPRAFDRFFDRYGGPLLGYLTGMVGDRTGAEDLLQETMIRVWRKIDDYRELGAFRSWVFRIATNLALTELRRSRYKQVGVEEIGEMADPEGLNPEEEWEKKERETRLKRALRALPDDHRAVMLLRVRNGMSIREIAETLSLPEGTVKSRIHYAVRRLRSITGGEEETDRGTAL